Genomic window (Ureibacillus composti):
GCATTTGGCGTTCAAAAAGGTTGCCATATTGTTCGGGTACATGATGTAAAAGAAGTAGCACGTACAGTAAAAATGATTGATGCCCTTTTAGGAAAATATAAAGTAAATGAAGAGCTACCTTCTAGACATTAAGAAGCCCACTATAAAGGAGAAAACTATGGATTACATACATTTACGAGATATGCAATTTTTCGGCTATCATGGCGTATTACCGGAAGAAAATGTACTTGGCCAACGATTTCGAGCAACTGTATCAATTGCAGTAGATATACAAAAAGCTGGTCAAACTGATGAATTGAGTAACACCGTTAGTTACGTTGGGATTTACGATATATGTAAAGAAGTGATTGAAGGTAAACCTTATAAGCTTATTGAAGCAGTGGCAGAAACGATTGCTTCTAACATTTTATCATCTTATGAAGGACAAGTATTTGGGTGTAAAGTGGAAATTATTAAACCAGATCCCCCAATACCGGGACATTATAAAGAAGTAGCGGTAGAAATAGTAAGAGGTCGTTTTTATGAATAATGTATATTTATCCCTTGGCACAAATATTGGTGAACGTGAAAATAACTTAAGATTGGCTGTAAAGATGCTTCAAGACACTCAAAATGTAGAGGTATTGTCTGTTTCATCCATTTACGAAACAGCTCCTGTAGGATACGTAGATCAACCTTCATTTTTAAACATTGCAGTTCATATTCAAACACCTTATTCTGCACTTGAAATGTTAAATATTTCCCAAGGAATCGAAAATGAATTAGGCCGTGTACGAGAAATCAGATGGGGCCCTAGAATTATAGACCTTGACATTTTATTGTTTAATAACGACAATATTGAAGTTGAGAATTTAATTGTTCCTCACCCTAGAATGTTTGAACGTGCATTTGTATTAGTTCCATTATTAGAAATTGCTAAAGAGCCTTTGAATGAACAGCTTTTACTAGCTAAAGCAACCTTAGACAGTATGGATCTTATAAAAGAAGGCATTACTAAATGGAAAACTACTTACAGTGTGGGCGAATTCATAAAAGAATAAGACAATCTAATAATCTTTATTATTAGTTTTTTAGGTAGATCTAAGTGATAGAATGAATCCTATTCCAACAGTAAAATCTATTAAGATAAGTGAATATATATTTTGTGGGAAGAATCTACTTTCCTAAGGAAGGAGCAAGATTTTGAATATGCAAAATAAGCCATTCCAAATTGGCGATATGGTTATGGATAACCGTGTTGTATTAGCACCAATGGCAGGTGTTTGTAACTCAGCTTTCCGTCTTACAGTAAAAGAATTCGGGGCTGGTTTGGTATATGCGGAAATGATCAGTGATAAAGGGTTAGTTCAACGTAATCAAAAAACGTTAGATATGCTTTATATTGATGAACGTGAAAATCCACTTTCTCTACAAATCTTCGGTGGAGATAAAGAAACATTAGTAGAAGCTGCACAGTATGTTGATAAAAATACAAATGCAGATATTATAGATATCAATATGGGATGCCCTGTAAATAAAATTATCAAATGTGAAGCAGGAGCAAAATGGTTATTAGACCCAAACAAAATCTACGAGATGGTTTCTGCAGTTGTAGATGCAGTAGATAAACCGGTAAGTGTAAAGATGCGTATTGGTTGGGACGATGAACACATTTTTGCAGTTGAAAATGCACAAGCAGCAGAACGTGCAGGAGCAGCAGCGATTGCTATGCATGGTCGTACGCGTGTGCAAATGTATGAAGGTAAAGCGAATTGGGATGTTTTAAAAGAGGTTAAGAAACATATTGCAATCCCATTCATCGGAAATGGTGATGTAGAAACCCCGCAGGACGCTAAACGTATGTTAGATGAAACTGGTGTTGATGCAGTTATGATTGGACGCGCGGCACTTGGGGACCCTTGGATGATTTATCGCACTGTTCAATATTTAGAAACTGGTGAATTAAAACCAGAACCATCAGTACGTGAAAAAATGGATGTATGTTTACTTCACTTTGAGCGATTAATGCAATTAAAAGGGGAAAAGGTTGCAGTTCGTGAGATGCGCAAACATGCATCATGGTACTTAAAAGGCATACGAGGTAACGGTAAAATCCGTACTGCAATTAATCAAATGGAAACGGCAGAAGAATTACGCGCAGTACTAAACAGTGTTGCATCACAATATGAAGGACAAGAATTCGAAGTAGAAGCGATTTAATATAGAAAATCAAAAGGGCATCCTCTGTAAGGATGCCTTTTGATTTTCTATTTACTTCTCATTTCTTTTGTTGGACCCATTACACCCGGTACATTTAAGCCTGCTTGGCGAAGTAGTACTTGCATTTGAGCGCGGTGATGCGTTTGATGATCAACAAACAAGCGTAGAATGGCACCAATTGGAGTAGCTTGTCCATGCATATCCGCATTTGTAAGCAGTTTTTCATCTGATAGATTATTTTTGGCAACTTCTACAACTTTTTGACTCACAGCTTTATAAGCTTCTTTGATTTCGTTAATTGTTGCTGGGGTATTTGCAGGGTTTAAATCCAATTCTAAATTTAGTCCAGCTAAACCACAGAAATATGCAGGAGCAGTTGTTAAGTGCCAGCTTAGCCATTCAAGTGAGCTATGTCCCTCAACAATCGAAACATTCTTCTTCTCTTCTGTAATTGATTCGATAATAGATAAAGTGCCTGCACAATTTTTTTCCCAATCTTGAACAAAATCCTCTAATTTGCGATACATTATTTTACCTACCTTTCAAGTTTATCAACAAAATAGTAGCATTAAATTTGCAATTATAGGTAATAAATAGATACGAAAATTAAATATCTGAAAAGTGAAACATTTATAAAACTACTTCATTTTCATTCGAAAGAGATGATTACATGTCCAAAATTGTGTACAATAGGTTCATTATGGGCTTTATTTTATCTTTATTTATTAACTTTTTCTTTAAAAGGGAAGTGGTGAATGTAGGACTTTCGCCTTTTTAGATGAATGAAGATAAAGCCACCGGTGGGTCATGTGATTTTGTGAGGAGTTTTTAATATGTTAGCCCTAGAATGCATTTTGTACGACACGGCTAACGACCAACTACCTGCTCCTGCGATAACTCGTCGCAAAAAGGATTTTGTTGGCCTAAGCATAATTCAAAATCCGGACGTAATTACGCCTCGGCGTAATTGTAACCGTGAACGTAAAGCAAAAAACAAGGAGTGAAACACGTGTCAAACATTGAAGAATTAAACGACCAACTTTTGGTGAGACGCCAAAAGATGACGAATATTCGAGAAAGTGGTTTAGATCCATTTGGAAACCGCTTTGAACGCACTCACTTATCTTCAGAAGTTAGTGAACAATTTAATGAATTTACTAAAGAAGAATTAGAAGAGTCTCCTAAAGAAGTTGTAATCGCTGGACGAATTATGACAAAGCGTGGAAAAGGGAAAGCGGGATTTGCTCACATTCAAGACTTAGGTGGACAAATTCAAATTTATGTTCGTAAAGATCATGTTGGTGATGAACAATACGATTTATTTAACCAAGCAGACTTAGGTGACATCGTTGGTATCCGTGGTAATGTATTTCGCACTCAAGTAGGTGAGTTATCTGTAAAAGCAGAAGAATTCACATTCTTAACGAAATCGTTACGACCAATGCCAGAGAAATTCCATGGCTTACAGGATGTTGAGCAACGTTACCGTCAGCGCTACTTAGATTTAATGACGAATAATGAAAGTAAAGAAACATTCATAACTCGTTCAAAAATCATTCGTGCCATCCGTACGTTTTTAGATGGACAAGGGTTCCTTGAAGTAGAAACACCATTATTACACACAATTGCTGGTGGAGCTGCAGCTCGTCCGTTTATTACACATCATAATGCGTTAGATATGGATTTATATTTACGTATTGCGATTGAATTACATTTAAAACGTTTAATCGTGGGTGGACTTGAAAAAGTATATGAAATTGGCCGTGTATTCCGTAATGAAGGGGTATCTACTCGCCATAACCCTGAGTTTACATTATTAGAACTTTATGAAGCATATGCAGATTATAAAGATATTATGGAGCTTACTGAAAACCTTATTTCACATGTTGCACAAGAAGTATTAGGTACTACTCAAGTTCAATATGGTGATGATGTTATTAACCTTGCGCCAGGTTGGAAACGACTACACATGGTAGATGCAGTAAAAGAGGCGACGGGTGTAGACTTCTGGAAACCAATGTCGAAGGAAGAAGCACAAGCTCTTGCGAAGGAACACAATGTAGAAATTAAAAATGTACATGAAGTAGGTCACATTATTAATGAATTCTTCGAACAAAAAGTAGAAGAAACATTAGTACAGCCTACATTCATTTATGGTCACCCAGTGGAAATCTCACCACTTGCTAAGAAAAACCCAGATGATGAGCGCTTTACTGATCGCTTTGAGTTATTTATCGTACGTCGTGAGCATGCAAATGCATTTACAGAACTAAATGATCCAATTGACCAAAGAGAACGTTTTGAAGCGCAACTAGCTGAAAAAGAAGCTGGTAACGATGAAGCTCATGATATGGATAATGATTTTATTGAAGCGTTAGAATATGGTATGGCCCCAACTGGTGGTTTAGGTATTGGAATTGACCGTTTAATTATGTTATTAACAAACGCTCAATCGATCCGTGATGTATTACTATTCCCAACTATGCGTCATCGTGATTAATAAGAGAAAAATAAAACACGGAGAGGGTCTAGATACCTTCTCTGTTTTTTTAACCATAGAGTCTGTACGCTAGGCAATGGAATTTACGAGAATAGGGATGATGAAAAATTAATTATCATTATTAAATTATTATGAGTGTTTAGAATCTATAGAGAATAGTCTATCTTGTTAAATATAGTGTAAAGACTTTTGAATTCTATCGTAGAAGTGTAAAGGTTATACGTAGATAATATTTTTCAATAAATTACTTGCAATATCATTTTTGTTATGATAAATTAATAAACGTCGTCATAACGACAAATGAAATCAATAACTAAAACAAAAAAGTATTGACTTTTGAAATGTATATTGATAAAATATAAAAGTTGTCAAATGGAATGTTAGTGATTTTGAAAAAGTTGTTGACAAAACGGATGACGACAGATATAATAATAAAGTTGCTTCTTGAGAGAAGTGATGAATGAACCTTGAAAACTGAACAACAAAACGTTAATGAAATAAACGTTTCTTTTAATTAAGAAACAAAAATTTTGGACATCAAAATTGATGCCAGCTAAAATTTGAGCTTTATCAAATTTTCTTTTATGGAGAGTTTGATCCTGGCTCAGGACGAACGCTGGCGGCGTGCCTAATACATGCAAGTCGAGCGAACTTGCGGGAGCTTGCTCCCAAAAGTTAGCGGCGGACGGGTGAGTAACACGTGGGCAACCTGCCCTATAGTTTGGGATAACTCCGGGAAACCGGGGCTAATACCGAATAATACATTTTATCTCCTGATGAGATGTTGAAAGATGGTTTCGGCTATCGCTATAGGATGGGCCCGCGGCGCATTAGCTAGTAGGTGAGGTAACGGCTCACCTAGGCGACGATGCGTAGCCGACCTGAGAGGGTGATCGGCCACACTGGGACTGAGACACGGCCCAGACTCCTACGGGAGGCAGCAGTAGGGAATCTTCCACAATGGGCGAAAGCCTGATGGAGCAACGCCGCGTGAGTGAAGAAGGTTTTCGGATCGTAAAACTCTGTTGTAAGGGAAGAACAAGTGCAGTAGTAACTGGCTGCACCTTGACGGTACCTTATTAGAAAGCCACGGCTAACTACGTGCCAGCAGCCGCGGTAATACGTAGGTGGCAAGCGTTGTCCGGAATTATTGGGCGTAAAGCGCGCGCAGGCGGTTTCTTAAGTCTGATGTGAAAGCCCCCGGCTTAACCGGGGAGGGTCATTGGAAACTGGGAGACTTGAGTGCAGAAGAGGAAAGTGGAATTCCAAGTGTAGCGGTGAAATGCGTAGAGATTTGGAGGAACACCAGTGGCGAAGGCGACTTTCTGGTCTGTAACTGACGCTGAGGCGCGAAAGCGTGGGGAGCAAACAGGATTAGATACCCTGGTAGTCCACGCCGTAAACGATGAGTGCTAAGTGTTAGGGGGTTTCCGCCCCTTAGTGCTGCAGCTAACGCATTAAGCACTCCGCCTGGGGAGTACGGTCGCAAGACTGAAACTCAAAGGAATTGACGGGGGCCCGCACAAGCGGTGGAGCATGTGGTTTAATTCGAAGCAACGCGAAGAACCTTACCAGGTCTTGACATCCCACTGACCGCTATGGAGACATAGTTTTCCCTTCGGGGACAGTGGTGACAGGTGGTGCATGGTTGTCGTCAGCTCGTGTCGTGAGATGTTGGGTTAAGTCCCGCAACGAGCGCAACCCTTGATCTTAGTTGCCATCATTTAGTTGGGCACTCTAAGGTGACTGCCGGTGACAAACCGGAGGAAGGTGGGGATGACGTCAAATCATCATGCCCCTTATGACCTGGGCTACACACGTGCTACAATGGACGGTACAAACGGTTGCCAACCCGCGAGGGGGAGCTAATCCGATAAAACCGTTCTCAGTTCGGATTGTAGGCTGCAACTCGCCTACATGAAGCCGGAATCGCTAGTAATCGCGGATCAGCATGCCGCGGTGAATACGTTCCCGGGCCTTGTACACACCGCCCGTCACACCACGAGAGTTTGTAACACCCGAAGTCGGTGAGGTAACCTTTTGGGGCCAGCCGCCGAAGGTGGGACAGATGATTGGGGTGAAGTCGTAACAAGGTAGCCGTATCGGAAGGTGCGGCTGGATCACCTCCTTTCTAAGGATTTTAACGGAAATATTAGCCTTCGGGCTTATAAACATTAACGTTTTGTGTTCAGTTTTGAAGTGTTCATTAGAAACATTTCAAAACTTGTTCTTTGAAAACTGGATAAAACGACATTGAAAGCAATAGTTCAAGAAATTTATAATCATTCAGCATAGCTGAACGATTATAAGTCTCCGACGGATGTCACAGATTTTGCAATGAAGTTATTTGGACTGTGTCCAAATCAAAATCTGGACGGTAATTTCGTCGAGACGAAATTGATTATGTAGTTCTTAAGTCTTTTCTTTTAGAAAAGCAGTAACTAACTTTTATAGGTTAAGTTATTAAGGGCGCATGGTGAATGCCTTGGCACTAGGAGCCGATGAAGGACGGCACTAACACCGATATGCTTCGGGGAGCTGTAAGTGAGCTTTGATCCGGAGATTTCCGAATGGGGGAACCCACTGTTCGTAATGGAGCAGTATCTTGACGTGAATACATAGCGTCTTGATGGCATACCCAGGGAACTGAAACATCTAAGTACCTGGAGGAAGAGAAAGAAATTATTCGATTCCCTAAGTAGCGGCGAGCGAAACGGGAAGAGCCCAAACCAAGAGGCTTGCCTCTTGGGGTTGTAGGACACTCTATACGGAGTTACAAAAGAATGAATTAGACGAAGCGGTCTGGAAAGTCCCGCCATAGCAGGTAAAAGCCCTGTAGTCAAAAGTTCATTCCCTCTTGAGTGTATCCTGAGTACGGCGGAACACGTGAAATTCCGTCGGAATCCGGGAGGACCATCTCCCAAGGCTAAATACTCCCTAGTGACCGATAGTGAACCAGTACCGTGAGGGAAAGGTGAAAAGCACCCCGGGAGGGGAGTGAAATAGAACCTGAAACCATGTGCCTACAAGTAGTTAGAGCCCGTTAATGGGTGATAGCGTGCCTTTTGTAGAATGAACCGGCGAGTTACGATTACGTGCAAGGTTAAGTTGTGAAGACGGAGCCGCAGCGAAAGCGAGTCTGAATAGGGCGAATGAGTACGTGGTCGTAGACCCGAAACCAGGTGATCTACCCATGTCCAGGGTGAAGGTGAGGTAACACTTACTGGAGGCCCGAACCCACGCACGTTGAAAAGTGCGGGGATGAGGTGTGGGTAGCGGAGAAATTCCAATCGAACTTGGAGATAGCTGGTTCTCTCCGAAATAGCTTTAGGGCTAGCCTCGTGATCAGAGAATACTGGAGGTAGAGCACTGTTTGGACTAGGGGCCCATCTCGGGTTACCGAATTCAGACAAACTCCGAATGCCAGATATTTATACACGGGAGTCAGACTGCGAGTGATAAGATCCGTAGTCAAAAGGGAAACAGCCCAGACCACCAGCTAAGGTCCCAAAGTAATCGTTAAGTGGAAAAGGATGTGGCGTTGCTTAGACAACCAGGATGTTGGCTTAGAAGCAGCCATCATTTAAAGAGTGCGTAATAGCTCACTGGTCGAGTGACGCTGCGCCGAAAATGTATCGGGGCTAAACGATTCACCGAAGCTGTGGATTGACATCTACGATGTCAGTGGTAGGAGAGCGTTCTAAGTGCGTTGAAGTCAGACCGGAAGGACTGGTGGAGCGCTTAGAAGTGAGAATGCCGGTATGAGTAGCGAAAGATGGGTGAGAATCCCATCCACCGTATGACTAAGGTTTCCTGAGGAAGGCTCGTCCGCTCAGGGTTAGTCGGGACCTAAGTCGAGGCCGATAGGCGTAGACGATGGACAACAGGTTGATATTCCTGTACCACCTCCCCGCCGTTTGAGTAATGGGGGGACGCAGTAGGATAGGGTAAGCGCGCCGTTGGTTGTGCGCGTCCAAGCAGTAAGGCGTGGAAGTAGGCAAATCCGCTTCCTGTAACGTTGAGCTGTGATGGCGAGCTCGTATGAGCGAAGTTCCTGATTTCACACTGCCAAGAAAAGCCTCTAGCGAGGCGGGAGGTGCCCGTACCGCAAACCGACACAGGTAGTCGAGGAGAGAATCCTAAGGTGTGCGAGAGAACTCTCGTTAAGGAACTCGGCAAAATGACCCCGTAACTTCGGGAGAAGGGGTGCTCTTGAGGGTGAAAGCCTTCGAGAGCCGCAGTGAATAGGCCCAGGCGACTGTTTAGCAAAAACACAGGTCTCTGCAAAACCGTAAGGTGACGTATAGGGGCTGACGCCTGCCCGGTGCTGGAAGGTTAAGAGGAGTGGTTAGCGCAAGCGAAGCTGCGAATTGAAGCCCCAGTAAACGGCGGCCGTAACTATAACGGTCCTAAGGTAGCGAAATTCCTTGTCGGGTAAGTTCCGACCCGCACGAAAGGCGTAACGATCTGGGCACTGTCTCAACGAGAGACTCGGTGAAATTATAGTACCTGTGAAGATGCAGGTTACCCGCGACAGGACGGAAAGACCCCGTGGAGCTTTACTGTAGCTTGATATTGAATCTCGGTACAACTTGTACAGGATAGGTAGGAGCCTGAGAAACGTGAGCGCCAGCTTGCGTGGAGGCGTCGGTGGGATACTACCCTGGTTGTATTGAGGTTCTAACCCGTACCCCTTATCGGGGTAGGAGACAGTGTCAGGTGGACAGTTTGACTGGGGCGGTCGCCTCCTAAAAGGTAACGGAGGCGCCCAAAGGTTCCCTCAGAATGGTTGGAAATCATTCGTAGAGTGTAAAGGCACAAGGGAGCTTGACTGCGAGACCTACAAGTCGAGCAGGGTCGAAAGACGGGCTTAGTGATCCGGTGGTTCCGCATGGAAGGGCCATCGCTCAACGGATAAAAGCTACCCCGGGGATAACAGGCTTATCTCCCCCAAGAGTCCACATCGACGGGGAGGTTTGGCACCTCGATGTCGGCTCATCGCATCCTGGGGCTGTAGTCGGTCCCAAGGGTTGGGCTGTTCGCCCATTAAAGCGGTACGCGAGCTGGGTTCAGAACGTCGTGAGACAGTTCGGTCCCTATCCGTCGTGGGCGTAGGAAATTTGAGAGGAGCTGTCCTTAGTACGAGAGGACCGGGATGGACACACCGCTGGTGTACCAGTTGTCTTGCCAAAGGCATCGCTGGGTAGCTATGTGTGGACGGGATAAGTGCTGAAAGCATCTAAGCATGAAGCCCCCCTCAAGATGAGATTTCCCATTACATTAGTAAGTAAGATCCCTCAAAGACGATGAGGTAGATAGGTTCGAGGTGGAAGTGTGGCGACACATGGAGCTGACGAATACTAATCGATCGAGGACTTAACCAAAATTTTGAACGCAATCAATGTCTTTATCCAGTTTTGAGAGAATGAGATTTAAAAAATACCTTGTATTAAGGTATTTTAAATGTTATAATAAATCTTGTCTCAAAAACAGGTCTAGTAATAATGGCAAAGAGGTCACACCCGTTCCCATACCGAACACGGAAGTTAAGCTCTTTAGCGCCGATGGTAGTTGGGGGTTTCCCCCTGCGAGAGTAGGACGTTGCTAGGCTTTGGAGGATTAGCTCAGCTGGGAGAGCACCTGCCTTACAAGCAGGGGGTCGGCGGTTCGAGCCCGTCATCCTCCACCATAATTGCCGGTGTAGCTCAGTTGGTAGAGCAACTGACTTGTAATCAGTAGGTCGTGGGTTCGACTCCTATCGCCGGCACCATTTTCGAGCCATTAGCTCAGTGGTAGAGCATCTGACTTTTAATCAGAGGGTCGAAGGTTCAAGTCCTTCATGGCTCACCAGTTTTTTAATAAATAATAATGCGGGTGTGGCGGAATTGGCAGACGCACTAGACTTAGGATCTAGCGCCGCAAG
Coding sequences:
- the folB gene encoding dihydroneopterin aldolase codes for the protein MDYIHLRDMQFFGYHGVLPEENVLGQRFRATVSIAVDIQKAGQTDELSNTVSYVGIYDICKEVIEGKPYKLIEAVAETIASNILSSYEGQVFGCKVEIIKPDPPIPGHYKEVAVEIVRGRFYE
- the folK gene encoding 2-amino-4-hydroxy-6-hydroxymethyldihydropteridine diphosphokinase; protein product: MNNVYLSLGTNIGERENNLRLAVKMLQDTQNVEVLSVSSIYETAPVGYVDQPSFLNIAVHIQTPYSALEMLNISQGIENELGRVREIRWGPRIIDLDILLFNNDNIEVENLIVPHPRMFERAFVLVPLLEIAKEPLNEQLLLAKATLDSMDLIKEGITKWKTTYSVGEFIKE
- the dusB gene encoding tRNA dihydrouridine synthase DusB, which translates into the protein MQNKPFQIGDMVMDNRVVLAPMAGVCNSAFRLTVKEFGAGLVYAEMISDKGLVQRNQKTLDMLYIDERENPLSLQIFGGDKETLVEAAQYVDKNTNADIIDINMGCPVNKIIKCEAGAKWLLDPNKIYEMVSAVVDAVDKPVSVKMRIGWDDEHIFAVENAQAAERAGAAAIAMHGRTRVQMYEGKANWDVLKEVKKHIAIPFIGNGDVETPQDAKRMLDETGVDAVMIGRAALGDPWMIYRTVQYLETGELKPEPSVREKMDVCLLHFERLMQLKGEKVAVREMRKHASWYLKGIRGNGKIRTAINQMETAEELRAVLNSVASQYEGQEFEVEAI
- a CDS encoding DinB family protein; translation: MYRKLEDFVQDWEKNCAGTLSIIESITEEKKNVSIVEGHSSLEWLSWHLTTAPAYFCGLAGLNLELDLNPANTPATINEIKEAYKAVSQKVVEVAKNNLSDEKLLTNADMHGQATPIGAILRLFVDHQTHHRAQMQVLLRQAGLNVPGVMGPTKEMRSK
- the lysS gene encoding lysine--tRNA ligase, with translation MKHVSNIEELNDQLLVRRQKMTNIRESGLDPFGNRFERTHLSSEVSEQFNEFTKEELEESPKEVVIAGRIMTKRGKGKAGFAHIQDLGGQIQIYVRKDHVGDEQYDLFNQADLGDIVGIRGNVFRTQVGELSVKAEEFTFLTKSLRPMPEKFHGLQDVEQRYRQRYLDLMTNNESKETFITRSKIIRAIRTFLDGQGFLEVETPLLHTIAGGAAARPFITHHNALDMDLYLRIAIELHLKRLIVGGLEKVYEIGRVFRNEGVSTRHNPEFTLLELYEAYADYKDIMELTENLISHVAQEVLGTTQVQYGDDVINLAPGWKRLHMVDAVKEATGVDFWKPMSKEEAQALAKEHNVEIKNVHEVGHIINEFFEQKVEETLVQPTFIYGHPVEISPLAKKNPDDERFTDRFELFIVRREHANAFTELNDPIDQRERFEAQLAEKEAGNDEAHDMDNDFIEALEYGMAPTGGLGIGIDRLIMLLTNAQSIRDVLLFPTMRHRD